One genomic segment of [Phormidium] sp. ETS-05 includes these proteins:
- a CDS encoding GUN4 domain-containing protein: protein MAQCPVCNTEYVAGKTKRCSVCNWDLQPVDLPRTGKFRQVLLRLQGAHLEWAREIWQNYQALAEKLSPPISPKSPLEERLEQLEAQVKAARDDREALRGELTTEKDYRYYIQSQVEWLISRLEQNSPEQMQQSIWELQQWLYANYYQQTHSSHLASEVLMDYSGLEALLAKGKWRQADEKTWEIFLRLAQREEQGWLSWEDIYNFPGTDLGTIDWLWENYSGGRFGFRVQQGIWDISGGDYTAFCDRVGWRINNNWLYYDDINFSLEATVGHLPIIGWRKRSCYGVGPGSAQDCLAWLVSRFASHPVK from the coding sequence ATGGCTCAATGTCCGGTGTGCAATACTGAATATGTGGCGGGTAAGACGAAGCGTTGCTCGGTTTGCAATTGGGATTTGCAACCGGTGGATTTACCGCGCACGGGCAAATTCCGTCAGGTTTTGCTGCGGCTGCAAGGTGCTCATCTGGAGTGGGCTAGGGAAATTTGGCAAAATTATCAGGCATTGGCGGAGAAATTATCTCCCCCCATATCCCCAAAGTCTCCTCTGGAAGAACGTTTGGAGCAGTTGGAGGCGCAAGTTAAAGCAGCGAGGGACGATCGGGAGGCGCTCCGAGGAGAATTAACCACGGAAAAAGACTATCGTTATTACATCCAATCTCAGGTGGAGTGGCTGATTTCCCGCCTAGAGCAGAATTCTCCAGAGCAAATGCAGCAAAGTATTTGGGAGTTGCAGCAATGGCTCTATGCTAATTATTACCAGCAAACTCACAGTTCCCATTTGGCTTCGGAAGTACTCATGGACTACAGTGGTTTGGAAGCGCTACTGGCGAAGGGGAAATGGCGTCAAGCGGATGAAAAGACTTGGGAGATTTTTCTGCGGTTGGCGCAGCGGGAGGAGCAAGGTTGGCTGAGTTGGGAGGATATCTATAATTTTCCTGGTACGGATTTGGGGACGATCGACTGGCTATGGGAAAATTACAGCGGCGGTAGGTTTGGTTTCCGCGTGCAGCAGGGGATTTGGGATATTTCTGGGGGAGACTATACGGCGTTTTGCGATCGGGTCGGTTGGCGCATCAATAACAACTGGCTTTATTACGACGATATCAACTTTTCCCTGGAAGCCACTGTGGGTCATCTCCCCATTATCGGTTGGCGCAAACGTTCCTGCTACGGCGTCGGTCCTGGCTCTGCTCAGGATTGTTTGGCTTGGCTAGTTTCCCGCTTCGCTTCCCATCCTGTTAAGTAA
- a CDS encoding 6-carboxytetrahydropterin synthase, which yields MKCIIKRRALFSASHRYWLPELSAAENQQRFGPCTQPMGHGHNYVLYVSMLGELDRYGMVLNLSDVKQVIKREVTQPLDFSHLNEVWPEFSQTLPTTENLARVIWQRLAPHLPLVNIQLFENPQLWADYEGKGMEAYLTVGTHFSAAHRLALDSLTYEENCDIYGKCARPNGHGHNYHMEVTVKGEIDPRTGMLVDLVALEKVLEDMVVEPLDHTFLNKDIPYFAEVVPTAENIAVYIASILKEPIINLGAELHKVKLIESPNSCEILAADLAKALIPMNEKELAIAGV from the coding sequence ATGAAATGTATCATAAAGCGGCGAGCGCTGTTCTCGGCCAGCCACAGGTATTGGCTCCCAGAACTGAGTGCAGCGGAAAACCAACAGCGGTTTGGCCCATGCACTCAGCCAATGGGACATGGCCATAACTATGTTTTATATGTGTCCATGCTCGGGGAACTCGATCGCTACGGCATGGTACTAAACCTCTCCGATGTCAAGCAGGTAATTAAACGAGAAGTTACCCAACCCCTAGATTTTTCTCATTTAAATGAGGTATGGCCGGAGTTCAGCCAAACCCTACCCACCACGGAAAATCTGGCACGGGTAATTTGGCAGCGCTTAGCGCCTCACTTACCGCTAGTAAACATTCAGTTATTTGAAAACCCCCAACTCTGGGCTGATTACGAAGGAAAAGGGATGGAAGCATATTTGACTGTAGGTACTCATTTTAGTGCGGCGCACCGATTGGCCTTAGATTCTCTCACTTATGAGGAAAACTGCGATATTTATGGTAAGTGCGCCCGTCCGAACGGTCACGGTCATAACTATCATATGGAAGTGACGGTGAAAGGTGAGATAGACCCCCGCACCGGGATGTTGGTGGATTTGGTAGCATTGGAAAAAGTGCTGGAAGATATGGTGGTGGAACCTCTAGACCACACTTTTCTAAACAAAGATATCCCCTATTTTGCGGAAGTAGTCCCTACAGCAGAAAATATCGCGGTGTATATCGCCAGTATCCTCAAGGAACCTATCATCAACCTGGGTGCAGAACTGCATAAGGTGAAATTGATAGAAAGTCCTAATTCTTGTGAGATATTAGCGGCTGACTTGGCAAAAGCACTCATTCCTATGAATGAAAAAGAATTGGCGATCGCGGGAGTTTAG
- a CDS encoding J domain-containing protein — protein sequence MTEYHNHYETLKVSPSATPEEIKQAYRRLVKLFHPDSNHELEDDREIIRINAAYEVLKDRQRRQNYDLQQGRSGRSDGANNGYSANRRAAGAQSSQHRQHRETALHADEHLHQWLTQVYQPVNRMLLTILNSLDHEVDQLSADPFDDDLLGAFQSYLHTCRSSLGRAQQSFRSMPNPSNVAGVAAHLYYCLDRLTDGIDELEFFTLNYDEYYLHTGQELFRIAAGLRQEAQVAMRDVLR from the coding sequence ATGACGGAATACCATAATCACTATGAAACGCTGAAGGTTTCTCCCTCGGCGACGCCAGAGGAAATCAAGCAAGCCTATCGCCGGTTGGTGAAGTTGTTTCACCCTGACAGTAATCACGAGTTGGAGGACGATCGCGAAATCATCCGCATTAATGCGGCTTATGAGGTGCTAAAGGACCGACAGCGGCGGCAGAATTATGACTTGCAGCAGGGGCGGTCTGGCCGATCGGACGGTGCCAACAACGGCTATAGTGCGAATAGGAGGGCGGCGGGGGCCCAAAGCAGCCAGCATCGCCAGCACCGAGAAACGGCTCTCCATGCTGACGAACATTTGCACCAATGGCTGACTCAGGTCTATCAACCGGTCAACCGGATGCTGTTAACGATTCTCAATTCTTTGGATCACGAGGTGGACCAGCTATCGGCGGACCCTTTTGATGACGATTTGCTCGGGGCGTTTCAAAGTTATCTCCATACTTGCCGTTCTTCTCTGGGACGGGCTCAGCAGTCTTTTCGCTCGATGCCTAACCCTTCTAATGTGGCTGGGGTGGCGGCTCATTTGTATTATTGTCTCGATCGCCTCACCGATGGCATCGACGAACTGGAATTTTTCACTCTCAACTATGATGAATACTACTTGCACACTGGCCAAGAGCTGTTTAGAATTGCCGCCGGTTTGCGCCAAGAGGCTCAAGTTGCCATGAGAGATGTATTGCGCTAG